From Paenibacillus sp. PL2-23:
AATGCAATTATTCATCACCGCTTCGCCAGTCGACCAGAACCTGAACCCTCTCTTGTTACCCAAGGCAACGCAATCGTTCAGATACGTATTTGTAGCCTTAACGTCCCAACCACCATCCGTATTGTCAAAGGCTTTGCAGCGATTATACGTAATATTGTCCGCGTTCCATTCGGATACAAAGGAATCCCCGTTCCAATAGCCGGTGCCTCCGTTATGATAGTTGTTGCGTCCTTCACAGTCGTTGAACGTAATGTCGCGATCAATGACGCCGGCAGCCTGATCGGCATCGGCCACCTGGAAGCTGAACGGGAAATTGCCCGTTACCCAATACGCCTCCCCGCCTGCATCCGCCGTGCATCGGTTGACCGTCGCGTTATAATTTCCGTCTCTGAAACGGATGCCGCGTTTCGTATAATACTTGAAATCGGAGTCCTCAATGAGGATGTCGTTGGATCCTATGCTTGCATCCTGAGCCGTTGCCCCGCCTCGTAAGTACAAGCCGTCACTCATGAAAGAAACGTCGACATTAAGAATTCGATATCCGACATTTCGCCCCTTCGTCTCGACGCCGTAATAATAACGATTGATTTCGATATCCTCAAGCAACCAATAGCTGACTTCCGATGCGACTTCGATCAGCGTTCCTCTTCTCTGCATCGTATGGGAGAAGTCGCCGTGGAATACGGGAAGTCCCGATCCGCGGTCCACACCTTGAAGCTTCTTCGGCTCGACTACGCTCAAGCCTCCAGAAGTCATCTCGAGAATCTGGGGAACATCGTAGTCGCCGCTTCCGACAAACACCGTGCCCGTTGCCCCGGCGGAGTCCCACGCCTTCTGCAATCCATCGACCCAATTACCGTTCATCGCGTTCGCCCAACTGCTGCCATCCATCGTTCCCGAGCCCTCCGGCGTTACGTATCGGTCGCCGCTTCCGGGGGAGGGGGCAGGTGCCGGAGGGAGCGTCCCGGGCACAGCGAAGACGTCCATCGTTACGTAGTGGTCGGAGGAGGAGCTGTTTTTGTTCGCGCTAATCTGAACCCGAATGGTATGTGGTCCACTGCCGAGATCCTCGCGGAAGAACACAATTTGCCTGAATTGCTCACTCGGCGAATACAGATCTACCTGCTGGACCCAATTTCCGTCGATGTAGATGTCGGCCATTCCTCTGTTGCTCGCAAGCGAAGTTATCCAATAAACACTGATTCCCGTAAAATTCAATTCGGCATAATTGTTGGTTGCGTTGCTTGCATACTGATCATTGCCGTAATTGTTCAGCGCGGAGCCCGAATATGACCATGCACCTCGATACACGATATTCGGATCCGTTGTATCGACGACCACCGTTCCTGGAATGACGGTCGCCGTTGGCGTCGGTGCGGGGCTAGGCGTTGACGTCGGACTAGGCGTCGGAGTGGGGCTAGGCGTTGACGTCGGACTAGGCGTCGGAGTGGGGCTAGGCGTTGACGTCGGACTAGGCGTCGGCGAAGCGGTAGGCGTAACCGTTGGCGTTGGACTAGGCGCAACTGTCGAGGTCGGTATCGGACCTCCATTCTCGCGATCGCTCTCCGGAGGCCCCGTGCCGGTCAGGACGTCCGTACCTGTCGTAAGGTATATTTTATCAATAGATAAACCGTCTTCTCGGGCCCAGAAATGAATACTTCGATATCCGGGTTGAACGTCAGTTAACGTACCGACGTTTTGCCATCTAAACGTGCTGCCGGTCGACAAGCTTGTATTAGCAAAGGCGAACTCATCATTATATCCCACATAAACCGAATCGGCGCCGGTATTCGGAGCTCGATATAAGAGCCACACCTTATAGTTACCTGGTGTTTCGAATTTCACTTGATAGGTCAGCTCGGGAGCGTTCTCATTCTGCGGCGCGTTAAAAAAAGCACCGGTATCCGGCCATGCCCTCATGGCATCGCCGGAGCTGCCGCCCGTCAGTGTCCATTCAGCGCCTCCCCTGGCATCGGCAAACGCAAAAGCCGAATTCTCGGCCGCAGCCTCGGCTTCCATGCCGACTTGACCGCCACTCTCCATCCAAGCTCCGCTTGCGTCTGGCGTTAAGGTCTCTCGATCAGATTCCGATGGTCCCATACCCGAAGGCATTTCACTGCCCGTAGTCAAATACAGCTTATCGAGCATTAAGCCGTCTTCTCGCGCCCAAATCTGGATATCGACGTATCCGACCCCGATTCCGCTGAACGTGCCAACCTTCTTCCAAAGAAACGAACTACCCGTAGCGAGCTCCGCATGGGTCAAGCGAACGATATCGCCGTATCCCGCATAGACGGAATCGGAGCCAGTATTCGGTGCTTTGTACAACAACCATAGGCTGTAGCTCCCGGCTGTGGAGAAGTTGACTTTATACGTAAGCTGGGGAGCGTTCTCATTCTGCGGCGCGGCGAAGAAGCTGCCGACGTCGGGACCTACTAACATAGAGCTGCCGGAAAGTCCGGCGGACTGCGTCCATTCGGCACCCCCTCTCGCATTGCTGTAAGCGTATTCAGAATTCTCCAGCGCGCTCTCCGCTTCGATACTAACCGCACCCCCTGATTCTATGAAAGCACCGTCGATTTCCGTCGACGCCAGCGCAGCCGGCGATCCGATCCATAGCAAACTTGTGAACATACTCACAGTCACCAGTAGCTTAATTAATTTGTTATTCCTTTGAATTTGACCTTGATATTGACCTGATCCCATTGTGTGATCCCTCCCGAATACGTTTACGATTCGTGTGCGAAGGAACTGGCTTCACGCCAGCTCCAACCGCTAAGCCTATCCGAACGCTGGCCTCCCCCCTTTCCAGTCCATAGGTGCGCCGCCTGCTTGTTATGCGCCACCTACTGCTCCCATTCGCTCAGCAATTTGGCAACCTCAATACCGGCCAACATGACGATGCCGATGCCATGCGTGTCGTTGGTCGTCCATAGCAAGTCTTCCTTGTAATACGACGGGCTGAATGAGTAACGTGAGCCTCTGCATACGCCATGCACATTGCCCCATTGATCTATAGCATGGCGGGTCAAGCTTTCCCAGCCTTTACGAACCGCCAGTGCATATGCTTCGTCTTCATGAAGCCAAGCGAACCGCAGCCCGCGGCAAAAAGCGTAAATGAACATGGCGGTACAGGAGGTTTCCTCGTACGACTCCGGATCGGTCAATACTTGATGCCATAAGCCATTGATCCCTTGACGTTCGAGCAAGCCGCTGCATAGCTCCCGAAAAAACGCCTCAAGCTCCGCTCTGTACACATGATCGGGTGGCAACACTTCCAGAAGCTCCGACAGGGAGAAAAGCGGCCACCCGTTCCCCCTTCCCCAAGCTACTCCCGTTGCCGTTTCGTGCTTGAAATCGTACACATGGGACAACATCCGTTGGTCGGACATATACAAATACTTCCGGAACAGCATCATCTGCTTTGCCGCCTCATTCAAATACTCGGAGCAATCGCTAAGCCGGGCATACCGAATCAGGAACGGAACACTCATGTACAGGTCGTCCCCCCATAACGTATTCTCCATAAAGTAGCCGGGGCTGGATCGATAGAAGACACCATCTTCCTTCCGCTCGTGCTCCGACATCATAAAGTCGGCGACACGCTCGGCAACCCAGAGGAACGAAGGCTCGGAGCAATCCTCATAGGCCTCTAGCATCGTCGATGCCAAGGATCCGCAATCGTCCAGCATATCCAGCTCAGCCAGCTGATTGTTAATCGCGGGATAGCCGTACTGTAATTTTTCCCATAAAGAATAGGCATACATGCGGGTGCACGTCCCGATATGGTCAAACACGTAACGACCGATATCCGGACGATTTAGCATGCGCGCTGTTTGCAGCAATCCGTACAAAGTGACTCCGATGGGATAGCTCCAACGGGCAAAGTTCTCATTCTCCAGATAAGGTCTGATCCAAGTGTCAGGCTTGTCTAAACGCCAGTAGATTCCGCCGTTTTCCTCCTCCCACACTCCTTGCAAGGTCTGAATCTCGTGTGGACTGTAGGATCGCCCTGATTCGAACGGGCCCAGATAGAACCAGCTTTCCTCGGTGCCCCGAACCGCATACGGCTGCTCGAATTCACACCTCTCTCCGTTGTATGTCGCTTCGAGCATATATCCCCAATCCGATTCGCCGGCGACAAATCGGACCAACACGTCTCGAACACCAAACGCCATCTCGATCTCTCGTTCCGTTGATCCAGCCTCGCTGACGGACAAGACCTCCTTACCGTCCAACCATACGGTCGACGGGCCCAGCGCGGACAGACGAAGGACATACCGAACAACACCTTTGGCCTTGCAGCGCATTCTGCTCCAGCCGTAAGCGTAACGTCGACCTTCTCCCATGCCAAACATCCTGCTTCCCATGCCGAGGCGCAGCTCTGCTTCGCTCCATTGCGGCTTAGGATGCCAATCGTACGGACAATCCTGCTCCAAGTCATCGTGCCGTGGCAGTTCCAATCCGGTACAAAGCTCGGAATCAGTAGGTGAAGAATATATCCATCCCGCTTGACCGGAACGTTCAGAGAACGGAGCTTGTATCGTAGGCGTTCCCCACTTGCTGCGCACCGTGCCGATGATACCTCCGAAGCCGGAAGGCGTCTTGCGGAAGGATAACAGAATGCCGTTCCAACCGGGTTGAAGCGGTATGCGTACTGGCACTCTCATTTGCGGATTGACCTCTTCTATAATTTCCGAGCGATAGATTCGATTCCCGTTCACATGAATACGAAGGGGGCCATAGCAGCTGACGGCCGTCTCCCAGCTGCTCTCAGAATTACTCCATACTTTACCGAAAGCGAACGCCCATTGACCGCACGTAGCATTGGGAAGCTTGTGCTCCAGGTTTATATCGAATCTTCCGTCGTCGAGCTGCCGGAAGCCATCACGGCTAAAAGATCTGAAGGTAAAAGGAGTCGACGGATGGCTGCCGATATATCGCGACGCGATCGTCTCAAGCACTTGCTCCGGCTCCATTCCTCTCCTACTTGCTATGCTTTGCTCGGAATCAAAATAATGGGGCATATCGCCACCTCCTTCTACTGTTGCGAATGACAAGGATGTGAGATTACATTCGGAAATTAAGCAGCTTTGTCCGTTTCGGGAAAGCTAAACGGATCACGCCGGACCCATATTCTCCATAAGCATAATCGTTGCAGATAAGCGGATAACCATCTAAGCCGATTAGCTCTTGCCCGCCTAAACGGCAGGGCTGGTCGTAACCAATCTCCATGCAACCGATGGATGGAGATTGGAATAAAAGGCTTCCATCCGCCCCATTTATCAGCACAGCCGAGTGGATGACTTTTACAAATCGTTCGAAGCTTACCCACTGCTCCTTGCTGCCTGCTTCGAGCAGCCATATGTTTGATTTTTCCAGACATAATAATTCGCGTTCCTTATAGGTCCCAGAGGTGGTTACCGTATAGGGTTTCTGCGAATAAAGCGCCACGTATGCATCACGCTTGCGGCCAAACAGCCAATCTCCTTCCTTGCAAACCTCATCGAATTGCCGAAATGGAAAATAAGCATGTGTGTAGCCTGGGCCATCTTCCAGCTTGTACATGTAAGCCAACACGCTCCGATGCGCGAACGTATTGGGGTTGCGGTATTGTCCCCCCCAATAGGACGGACGGGTCATCTCCGACTTATTGTCGAAGCAAGTGACAAATACGGGAACCTCGCCGTTCAGCAGCACTTGGCCGGCATGCACCTGGTCGCCCCTCTCGCCTTTCTTGGATTCCACCATGCCGGACACCATATAGTCGCGAG
This genomic window contains:
- a CDS encoding cadherin-like beta sandwich domain-containing protein — translated: MGSGQYQGQIQRNNKLIKLLVTVSMFTSLLWIGSPAALASTEIDGAFIESGGAVSIEAESALENSEYAYSNARGGAEWTQSAGLSGSSMLVGPDVGSFFAAPQNENAPQLTYKVNFSTAGSYSLWLLYKAPNTGSDSVYAGYGDIVRLTHAELATGSSFLWKKVGTFSGIGVGYVDIQIWAREDGLMLDKLYLTTGSEMPSGMGPSESDRETLTPDASGAWMESGGQVGMEAEAAAENSAFAFADARGGAEWTLTGGSSGDAMRAWPDTGAFFNAPQNENAPELTYQVKFETPGNYKVWLLYRAPNTGADSVYVGYNDEFAFANTSLSTGSTFRWQNVGTLTDVQPGYRSIHFWAREDGLSIDKIYLTTGTDVLTGTGPPESDRENGGPIPTSTVAPSPTPTVTPTASPTPSPTSTPSPTPTPSPTSTPSPTPTPSPTSTPSPAPTPTATVIPGTVVVDTTDPNIVYRGAWSYSGSALNNYGNDQYASNATNNYAELNFTGISVYWITSLASNRGMADIYIDGNWVQQVDLYSPSEQFRQIVFFREDLGSGPHTIRVQISANKNSSSSDHYVTMDVFAVPGTLPPAPAPSPGSGDRYVTPEGSGTMDGSSWANAMNGNWVDGLQKAWDSAGATGTVFVGSGDYDVPQILEMTSGGLSVVEPKKLQGVDRGSGLPVFHGDFSHTMQRRGTLIEVASEVSYWLLEDIEINRYYYGVETKGRNVGYRILNVDVSFMSDGLYLRGGATAQDASIGSNDILIEDSDFKYYTKRGIRFRDGNYNATVNRCTADAGGEAYWVTGNFPFSFQVADADQAAGVIDRDITFNDCEGRNNYHNGGTGYWNGDSFVSEWNADNITYNRCKAFDNTDGGWDVKATNTYLNDCVALGNKRGFRFWSTGEAVMNNCIAAYSDSFGAWIGATSNFSKRANVIMYDCTFFNNGGNELRIEGGFVTAYNSIFADTESTSNLYSKIDGGDYTLVDSVGYGYVNGIFQGTDPEILNPTNEFWTGVGADFNNGLYGSSKGYYQPNLSNMLPSSPRTQPVLTPDRYVTPTGSGSMDGSSWSNALSAEAPNALQSAWNHTAATGTLYIGSGNYVGRKLVIAAGGTDASSPKRLVGVDTGGGLPVFSGSFTRFNQVSGNFIDVSAGASYWEVKDIQIRNYAVGIYTKGRNVGFRISNVDVTEMSDGFYLNGGATAQDASIGSHDILIEDCDFMYYTKRGLRIRGGHYDVVVNNSTADAGGEAYYVPGNFPFGFQVADSNQDPAIVDRNITFNDCISSNNYENAGSDAYWNADGFVAEKASDYITFNRSIAFGNTDGGWDIKSDHAYLNDCISYDNKRAYRFWSSEEAVIRNSVGYASVEFGGMPAAAGVWAGITGGEPANVFIYNSEIYNNAGPEVRAEGGNITFYNSIVSEGRAVSEAFTSIDPVKLGSINFVDSKTYYSGVSGMNPQYVLKSLDIAPGTISFDEETFSYSLNVSSGTTSIAITPTAASMVYKSLTVNGNPISSGSVMDVSLAPGLNVIVIELTAYDDTQVSYVLEVDRQ
- a CDS encoding glycoside hydrolase family 105 protein, whose product is MPHYFDSEQSIASRRGMEPEQVLETIASRYIGSHPSTPFTFRSFSRDGFRQLDDGRFDINLEHKLPNATCGQWAFAFGKVWSNSESSWETAVSCYGPLRIHVNGNRIYRSEIIEEVNPQMRVPVRIPLQPGWNGILLSFRKTPSGFGGIIGTVRSKWGTPTIQAPFSERSGQAGWIYSSPTDSELCTGLELPRHDDLEQDCPYDWHPKPQWSEAELRLGMGSRMFGMGEGRRYAYGWSRMRCKAKGVVRYVLRLSALGPSTVWLDGKEVLSVSEAGSTEREIEMAFGVRDVLVRFVAGESDWGYMLEATYNGERCEFEQPYAVRGTEESWFYLGPFESGRSYSPHEIQTLQGVWEEENGGIYWRLDKPDTWIRPYLENENFARWSYPIGVTLYGLLQTARMLNRPDIGRYVFDHIGTCTRMYAYSLWEKLQYGYPAINNQLAELDMLDDCGSLASTMLEAYEDCSEPSFLWVAERVADFMMSEHERKEDGVFYRSSPGYFMENTLWGDDLYMSVPFLIRYARLSDCSEYLNEAAKQMMLFRKYLYMSDQRMLSHVYDFKHETATGVAWGRGNGWPLFSLSELLEVLPPDHVYRAELEAFFRELCSGLLERQGINGLWHQVLTDPESYEETSCTAMFIYAFCRGLRFAWLHEDEAYALAVRKGWESLTRHAIDQWGNVHGVCRGSRYSFSPSYYKEDLLWTTNDTHGIGIVMLAGIEVAKLLSEWEQ